The following are encoded in a window of Sebastes umbrosus isolate fSebUmb1 chromosome 7, fSebUmb1.pri, whole genome shotgun sequence genomic DNA:
- the ostn gene encoding osteocrin isoform X2 → MLLLLLLLLLLLLFQMQFCGRLLVSCLLFITLLHGDVDGFRVRQQPARRFDRPASRAPAALRSRPGGVKAGEELTAKLLRLDDLVRMENDVMEPKRKRSFPGNSAPLDRLSVSSMETKQGTTKQSKVVELPRRRVNPPPIDRIGMSRLPNSRG, encoded by the exons atgttgttgttgttgttgttgttgttgttgttgttgttgtttcagatgCAGTTCTGCGGCCGTTTGCTGGTTTCCTGTCTGCTCTTCATCACTTTGCTCCACGGCGACGTCGACGGCTTCAGAGTCCGACAACAGCCCGCCCGG CGTTTCGACCGACCCGCCTCGAGGGCTCCGGCGGCTCTTCGGTCCCGTCCTGGAGGGGTGAAGGCCGGGGAGGAGCTGACGGCGAAGCTGCTCCGATTGGACGATCTGGTGAGGATGGAGAATGATGTCATGGAaccaaagaggaagaggagtttcCCCGGCAACAGCGCCCCGCTGGACCGCCTGTCGGTCAGCTCCATGGAGACCAAACAGGGAACAACCAAGCAGAG TAAGGTCGTGGAGTTGCCACGGCGACGAGTCAATCCGCCTCCCATCGACAGGATCGGAATGAGTCGTCTACCAAACAGTCGAGGATAG
- the ostn gene encoding osteocrin isoform X1: MLLLLLLLLLLLLFQMQFCGRLLVSCLLFITLLHGDVDGFRVRQQPARRFDRPASRAPAALRSRPGGVKAGEELTAKLLRLDDLVRMENDVMEPKRKRSFPGNSAPLDRLSVSSMETKQGTTKQSSKVVELPRRRVNPPPIDRIGMSRLPNSRG; encoded by the exons atgttgttgttgttgttgttgttgttgttgttgttgttgtttcagatgCAGTTCTGCGGCCGTTTGCTGGTTTCCTGTCTGCTCTTCATCACTTTGCTCCACGGCGACGTCGACGGCTTCAGAGTCCGACAACAGCCCGCCCGG CGTTTCGACCGACCCGCCTCGAGGGCTCCGGCGGCTCTTCGGTCCCGTCCTGGAGGGGTGAAGGCCGGGGAGGAGCTGACGGCGAAGCTGCTCCGATTGGACGATCTGGTGAGGATGGAGAATGATGTCATGGAaccaaagaggaagaggagtttcCCCGGCAACAGCGCCCCGCTGGACCGCCTGTCGGTCAGCTCCATGGAGACCAAACAGGGAACAACCAAGCAGAG CAGTAAGGTCGTGGAGTTGCCACGGCGACGAGTCAATCCGCCTCCCATCGACAGGATCGGAATGAGTCGTCTACCAAACAGTCGAGGATAG
- the ostn gene encoding osteocrin isoform X3 — MQFCGRLLVSCLLFITLLHGDVDGFRVRQQPARRFDRPASRAPAALRSRPGGVKAGEELTAKLLRLDDLVRMENDVMEPKRKRSFPGNSAPLDRLSVSSMETKQGTTKQSSKVVELPRRRVNPPPIDRIGMSRLPNSRG; from the exons atgCAGTTCTGCGGCCGTTTGCTGGTTTCCTGTCTGCTCTTCATCACTTTGCTCCACGGCGACGTCGACGGCTTCAGAGTCCGACAACAGCCCGCCCGG CGTTTCGACCGACCCGCCTCGAGGGCTCCGGCGGCTCTTCGGTCCCGTCCTGGAGGGGTGAAGGCCGGGGAGGAGCTGACGGCGAAGCTGCTCCGATTGGACGATCTGGTGAGGATGGAGAATGATGTCATGGAaccaaagaggaagaggagtttcCCCGGCAACAGCGCCCCGCTGGACCGCCTGTCGGTCAGCTCCATGGAGACCAAACAGGGAACAACCAAGCAGAG CAGTAAGGTCGTGGAGTTGCCACGGCGACGAGTCAATCCGCCTCCCATCGACAGGATCGGAATGAGTCGTCTACCAAACAGTCGAGGATAG